The Columba livia isolate bColLiv1 breed racing homer chromosome 2, bColLiv1.pat.W.v2, whole genome shotgun sequence genome includes the window TCAGGGTCTCCGTGTAGGAAGCGACTGTCTTGCCAGTAGAACAGGCCCAGGCAGGACTGCTCAGCAAAGCGGAGTGTCTTAAAGGTTTTGCCAAAGCGGGTGTCCAACCTAACGGTAAGCACACACTGAACAGGGCAAAGAGTGGCTGTTGATATTCCCCCAATCCCAGCCGCAAGttccctcccctgctccccattGGCTGGGTACAGGGTTGGCACATTACGCGATGCTTCCCCAtgtcctgcctcagtttacctgtcTCACCACTCGGGTTCTAACCGCCCTCCCCTGATTTATTCATTTCCATGGAAGGTTTGGTTTCCTGGCTCTCTGACCTCCCCCAGCTCAACTCGTAACCGCAGGAATCGGTTTGCATTCCTGGATTAGTACAAAGAGCCTTTGTTTTGCGCTCCAGGTCTGAGAGCGGGATGTCCCTCAGTCCCACCCGCGGGGTCGGGCCTCGGATccacagctggaaaaacaaCGCTCCTCTGTGGGAAACAGTCACCTTGCTGATAcaataggcccaggcaggatctcccAGCAAAGCAGATTTTATTAGTGATTTTTGCAAGGCTGGGTGTCCTACCCAAAGCTCAGCACATGGAATAGGGCACAAAGGCCCCGCCTatatccccccaaaatcccggccgcaaattccctcccctgtccccagcggCTGGTTCTGCAGGTTTACAGACCACCCGACCTGCCCCAGTTTACCTGTCTCATTCATCTAATTCTAACAACCCCCTCCCCCTTATTGATCTATTTAGAGTATGGATTCCTGGCTCTTTGCTTACCCTTTCCCCTAGATTAACTCCTGTAAGTAATATTTTTGCAACTAGTTGTGTTATAAAGCCATTGTTTCAGTTGAATCGCATTATTTTTGAGCCATTTTGCTCATTCTGAGCTAGGCGCAGAAATAACAGTAGCAGATTCATATAGAAAGGCCTTAATTAGTGCGTTGTTATTTGTAGTTATATGTGTTATGTAATGATATGTAACAGGGGCACTGCTGGACACAGTTGGCTGGTGACTTTAATATTGTTTGCAAAAGGGGCGTTTGGGGACTCCAGTGGCACCGTTGTTTCTTGTAGGTCCCTGGGACGTGTGGAAAGGGGAAGAACCGGCACAAAGAGCTGAAGAACCGGCACAAAAAGCTTTGCCAGCAAGTGGAAAAGGAGAATTAGGAGCGTGTAACCACCATGGGTGAAGGGGAGTTCGCCCTTTGTCGCCGCTCTCGCAGATCTGAACTGTTTCTGtgctatcagcaagtttgctggtgacaccaagctgggagcagtggtgacactggaagctgtgctgccatcagagacctggacccgctggagagctgggcggggagaaattaatgaaatagaacaagggtgagtgtagagtcttgaatctgggcaggaacagccccaggttccagtgtaagttggggaatgacctattagagagcagtgtaggggaaagggagctgggggtcctggggacagcagggtgaccatgagccagcactgggcccttgtggccaggaagccaatggtacctggggtgggttagaagggggtggtcagtaggtcagagaggttctcctgcccctctgctctgccctggggagaccacacctggaatattgtgtccagctgtggcccctcagttccagcaggacagggaactgctgcagagagtccagcgcagccaccaagatgctggagggagtggagcatctcccgtgtgaggaaaggctgagggagctggggctctggagctggacaagaggacactgaggggggactcattcctggggatcaatatggaaagggggagtgtcaggaggatggagccaggctcttctggtgacaaccagggacaggacaaggggcaatgggtgcaaactggaacacaggaggttccagtgaaagaggagaagcaacttgttgggggtgagggtggcagagcctggcccaggctgcccagggggttgtggagtctccttctgtgcagacattccaacccgcctggacaccttcctgtgtaacctcatctgggtgttcctgctccatgggggattgcactgggtgagctttccagggccctccagcccctgacattctggggttctgtgagtCCAACTGTTcgcccaccccagcactgccccatgtcctgagaacctcatgtccgtctgtccagccctccagggctggtgactccagcactgccctgggcagcctgttccaatgccccacagccctttgggaagAACTCGTTCCGGACCCCACCGCACCCTCCCCCGCCCCCCTGCCCCGTCCCGCCGGTTCCCGCAGTTCCGCTCTCTCCGCTGTCCCGCGCGCATCTGCTGCCGGTAAAGAAGCGGCCACGGGCTGGAACGGGCGGGTGGGCGGGCCCCCGCGCTGGCTCcacccccgccgccccccgggcCAATGGAGGCGCCGCTCCCGATCACGTGACGGGTGGGGAGGTGCTGGCGCTCAAAATGGCGGCGCCTTCAGCCCCGCGCGCTCATCGCCCCGCCCCTTCCGAAAGCGCTCGCCGGCCTCACTTCCGGGACTCCGGCCGGAAGCGCGTGGGGGCGCGACGGCGGGAGATGTTTCCCGCGCCCGGCGCGCGCGGGCGTTCCGGGGCGGTCCCGCCGCGCGGCCTACTTCCGGTGCGGAGCCTGCGGGGCCGCGTTGGGGCCCCGAGCGGCCCCCGGGGCCATGGCGGGCAGGGCGCAGGTAGGAGCGGGGAGCGGCGGGCAGCCCGGCCCCACGGCCCCGTGTGCCTCGACGGCGGCTCCCGCTGCTCCCCCGGAGGAGCCCCGTCCTGGCTGTTGCTGACACCCCGGCCCCATGAcctccccatccccccatgacctccccccatgaccccccatgACCTCCCCCGTGAcctccccatccccccatgtcctccccatgaccccccatcacccccccaTGACCTCCCTATGACCCCCTATGACCTTCCCCTTATTCCTCCATGGCTGCCCATCCCCCTATGGCTTCCCCTTTCTCATCTCCCCATGACCCTGCCCATCCCCCCATGACTTCCTCCCACCATGACCTCCCCATCCCCCCACGACCTCCCCCCATGACCTCCCATGACCTCCCCCTGTTCCTCCATTGCTGCCCATCCCCCCATGACTTTCCCCCATGGCCCCACCCCCCCATGACTCCCTCACCCCCACCATCCCCCTTTCCCACTGTCCCCCATCACCTTCCCCCCGTGACCCCCggtccctccccaccccccacccccccgctgTTCCCCCATCGCTCCCCATCCCGGTGCCGTTTCCACCCGCTCTGTCACCCCCGGTGCCCCTCCCCCGTCCCACTCCTGACCCCAAAACTGTCGCCGCCTCCCGTCCCTGGAGGAACACGTTGACTCGCCAGGACTTGTCATGAATCTGCAATTTTCCTGTTAATATAAGGCACGTATGAGCAACTAGTTGGTGGTAGAACTATGGAGGGAGCCCCCAGGTCCGGCCCCGGCACTGAATAAAGAaatgtgccttttaaacccAAAAACGGGGGTTTAAGAGTTTCTTAATTTGCCAGTTTTATGGTATCAGGAGCACCGGGCGCTGCCCTGGCGATAGAGCCGAGCTCCGGGCAGCGTCTGGCTCAGTGTTGTTCCCTGAAGGCCCATAATGGCACCGCCTGCCCTTCGGTGCGCTCGCTGCCCCGTGTTGGTCGTTCTCCCGGGCTGGAAATAGCACGTGGATCATAAAAACGATAGAAATCGTTCCCCCGTGGCTGCAGGGCCCCGCGAGTGACACGACGGCTGTGTGGCAGGAGCCGGTGACCTTCGAGGACGTCGCCGTGTACCTGAGCCACGCGGAGTGGGACGCCATGGCGCCGGAGCAGAGGGAGCTGTACTGCAGCGTCATGCTGGACAACTACCAACTGCTGGCGTCCCTGGGTAAAGCCGCGCTTTTGGCGCGGGGGGACACGGCCGGAGCGCGGGGACTTGCGTGGGGTGCGACTGCGTCGGGGCTGCGCTGCTTCCAGCGCTGGAGGGCTCGTCCGTGGTTGTGAACCACTGGGATAACCGCTCCCGGCACCTGCTGCCTCTTTGGGAGACCCAGACGCAGGATTTGGGTGTCTCTGAGCCTCTGGAGATGTCACTGCGGGTGGGCTGCCTGCCCAGAGCTCAGGCAGGGACGTGTGGGGGGTCCTGGCCCTGGGCCAacagctctgtcccctccccgtggggcaggagcagcgcGGACCAGGCGAGGTGCAGGGGACCAAACCCCCCGGAGCTCCCCAAAGTTGGGAGGTCCCTGCAGAGACGTGCCCGCTGTCCCCGGACAGGGTGGAGATCTCTGAGCCGGGCACCGGGGGgtcccacagccagcagctgctcctgggacGAGCAGAGATTGTCCCTCGCTGGGAAAGCCCATCAGCGGGGCTGGAGTCGGTTCCTGTGCTTCCATCACGGCTCTGCCCTCGTCCTTGGATAAATCAATCCCTGGCAGCTGCTCCGACGTCTCTCCGGCTTTTTCCATGTTTCGGTGTTGCTCCTGCTCGGGGTGTCACACAGAAGAGCGTTATTTTCTCATGTGAACAGTTCATGTCTATGGTGTGTGTCAGGACAACACGCTCTGCTCTGCCCCCCAGGTTACCCAGGCCCCAAACCCGACATCGTGTACCGGCTGGAGCGCGGGGAGGAGCCCTGGGGCTGCGCTCCGCAGAGCCCGCTGAGCTGGGATGGACCCCGCAGCCCCTCTCCAGGTGAGCAGGAACCTGCGGGACCGCTGACCTCTGCAGGGGTGGGGACACGTCCCAAAGGTGCCCCaagctcctctccctgcagctgtGACCAGTGCGTCTTGGGTTCCCCCTCACCCAAATCCCTGCCCTTCCCGCTGCTGGATTTGAGGCGTCGCCCCCATTTCCCTCTGGCCTTGCAGCCATCCCCGCGTGGGGCAGCAGCACCGGCACCGGGAAGCAGAACCCGCCTGTTGCACCAAGGCTGCAGCTCCGCAGAGACGTCGCTGCTGCTCATCCCACAGAGCATCCTCCTCCCGCCCCGTGGCTGTGGAGCTTCTCCCGCCAGGACAGTGACATCCATCCCATGTCCCCGCAGGACGCGCTGGGGACATGAGCTGGCTGGAGGAGCCGCGCTCAGGCTGGtggcctggggctggtgggcgCCGTGTGCTGGAGAAGAGGGCACGGAGCCCCAGCCCAGGTCAGTCTTGCTCCCCCCATTCCTCCCCACCGGGCTCTGGAGCAGAGAGCCCCAGGTGACATTTGGCCCcatccctttccccagctgCCCGCACCGCACTCGGTAACCACTGCCAGGGCTTGTCCTAcccctgtgcaggcagcagcaccgggCACTGCGTTATTCTCCTGCCCGTCCAGGCAGAGGTGGGGGATGTGGAGCCCACGTGGGCGCTGAACTGGGGAGACTGGTTTTTTCCTTACTGGCCATCAGCGTCTCCCCGGTTCTGTGAGCGCGGTCCCTCCCTGTCCCACCCCAGTGCCCCAGCCGGGATGAAGACGAGCTCTTCCCACCCTCTCTCGGCAGGACGGTGCACGCAGTGGCGTCTCCGCTCCAGGAGGCTGCTGAGGAAGTTCACGTGTCTCAATGGCAAAAGCGAGTCGCCGTCGGAAGCGACTGGCAGCGGAATGGCGCCAGAGGGACACGGAGACCAGGCACGGACAGGCTGTCctggaaaggaaggaggagcagaggaTGAACGAGAGGTCACAGCAAACGTAGCCCAATGCGGAGGATTCCCACTTGATCcggtgctggagcagcagaagAACAAGACGGATCCTCCAGAGTGTCTGCGTGCTGCCCCTGGGGAGACTCTTCAAGGGGGTGCCCATAGAACTCAACAGAGCTCAGCAGAGGTGACGCTTCCCCAGGAAGGTCAGGAAGTGTCTGTTGGGGATCAGAGGGACACGATTTGGAAAGACCACGGTTACTGTGGGGTGGGTGAGATGAGGCCCTTGCCCTGCACCCTGAACCCGTGTCCCCTGAGAGAACACGACTACTGCTGGAACCGCGAGGCCGGTGCGCTGGCGCTTGCGGACCACGGATACTGCCGAGCGACAAAGCTTCGTTACCGGGGCAGAGTTAACAACATTGCTCATTGTCTCGGAACCGCTCGGGCCACGTTCCACAGGCAAAAATCCCAAGTTGGGCAAATCATCAGGAAAGCAAAGGAGTTTATATGGCTTTACAAACCTTGGGTCCGCACCAGGGTGGAGGTTCCTCCAGGCTCCTCTGGCGCCGTCTCTGGGCCCCAAGTCCCTCCTGCCCCGGCAGCTAACGCCCTCTCGATGGGAACATCTGGGGAGTTTTGTGCCGCAGAGCAGGAGATTGTGTCCCACTGGCCCTGCAGTGAGGGCACGTCCCAGGAGAGGACATCAGAAGTAATTTGCACATCTGTGGAGTCTTCTGAACCTGTGGCTGCTCCCCCAACCTCAAGTGCAGCCATGGAGGAGCCGAGGGAAGCGCCGCCCCCTGAGGCGTGTGAGCACCCCGAGGTGCCGGGCATGCAGCCAATCCACAGCCCCGACGCTGCGCAAAATGTTGAAGGGCACAAACCTGTTCATCCCGATTACATGTCGCTGAGTGACACATACAAAATAACGGTGCAGACAGTCAACCACGCGCAGGGCTCCGCGCGCCAGAACCGGGAGCGTGGCGGCCACCCTTGGCGTAAGGGTTTCCATTCCGTCGTCGTTCAAACGGTTGAGACCTTCTTCACCACAGCAAAACCCGCTGGAGCGGTTTGAGAGAAGAAAACGCTGCGAGAGGCACATGGAGGTGGATTAATGGGTGTAGAACTCGGTCTGTGGCACATGCTGGGGAGACTGAGATTGTCTGGGAGGCTTCGGGCCacggaaaggggaaggacaggtGTGGGTAAAAGGGAGAACTGTGGGAAGGCGGAGCGGAGCGGCAGGACGGGCAGCTGCGTGCACGTGGTGGCCGCTCTGTGTGTTTTctggctgggctgtgcctgGTCGCTGTGTCTTTCCTGTCTCATTGAAGGATTTTAAATTGTTGTCGGTGTTGTCCCACTTTCCGGTCCGTCTGTCTGTGCGTGGGCTGCGCTCATGAGCAAAGGAGCAGCTGCTCACCAGGCCCGCGTCTcatccaaccaaaattattacATGGATGGGACAAAGTAACGAAGGCTGGGACTTTTGTTTGGGGGCTGGTAATGGGGGGAACCCAAAAGGGGAAAGTGGAAGAGCAAAGGTGGGGTAAGGTGACAAATCCCGCTGTGCCACTGGGGATCACTCCTCACACAGGAACAAGAACACCCGGAGGTGCTGCCCGACAAGACTGTCTCTGCCCAGCCAGTGTTGACCAATATCCCCcagtttggtggtggttttgtgcGACACAGCACTGAGGACAcagtggctgcagagctgtCGGTGCAGATGACCCACCTGCCAAGCTGAGGTTTGCGTGCAAGAAGTTCAGGTTGTGGGAGATCCTGGTGTGTGAGGATCTGCCTCATGGTGACATGCAGGTCGGTGTCTGTGTGGTGAGAAGGGCTGGGAGATGCTTAagccaggctgcccagggcagtggtggagtcaccatccctggaagggttcAACaggcacagagatgaggttctcggggacatggggcagtgccagggctgggggagcagttGGAcgtgatgatcttgagggtctcttgcGACTGAAATGGTTCTATAAACCCACTTTGTCCTTTTACATTATGAGTTCAAGAAGGAcgaggaattactggagagagtccagggagggacacaaagacactgaggggtctggagcatctttgtgatgaggagactgagagagctggggctgctgagctggagaagctgagagggatgtgatcaatggatcaatatctcagggtgggtgtcagaggatggaccagactctgttcagtggtgcccaacgccagggtgaggggcaacgggcacagactgaaacacaggaggctccatctgaacaggagcagaaacttgtttgctgggaggtgccagagcctggcccaggctgcccagagcgggtgtggagtctcctgctctgggacattcaaaccccctggacccacctgtgtgatctgctctgtgaccccgtgtgatctgctctgtgaccccgtgtgatctgctctgtgaccccgtgtgatctgctcggtgacTGCGTTGGCAGGTGTGCTGGGGGATCTACAGGGGTCCCTAAGCCCCCCGGCTGTGGTTTCGTGCGGGTGGGTGACACACACGGGCCGGGGCGGCTGTAGCGGGACATTAAATCACAGCCCCGGGTGGGCTGCGTGACCGGCCAATGGCAGCGCAGTCCGCAGGTCACGTGCAGCGCCGCAGCCAATCGCGCGGGCAGACCCGGGCCGGGCAGCCCAACGTGCCCCGACGCCGCCGCCGCAAGATGGCGCCGCCGGTGAGAGCGGCCAATGGCGCGGCCGGCCGGCGGTCACGTGGGGCGGGGCGGCGCAAGGGGTGCTGGGACAGCCGCGCGGCTTCCGGGTCACGGGAACCACAGAGACTCCaggcgcggggggcggggcttgtCACCGGAAATACGTAGGCGGATGTTTACAAGGGGCGATCGCCCCTCCCGCCGCGGTTGCCGTGGAAACGGGGACGCGAACAGggtgggcggggccggggcgctgcCCGAACCCGGAAATGAGCGCGGCGGGGTCTGAGCGCAGGTGcgatggagctggtgaggggctggagcacaagtgtgatgggagcggctgagggaccggggggttcagctggagaacaggagctgaggggagacagggacacaaagaaacggcctcaagttgcgccaggggaggttgaggttggatctgggaacaatttcttccccaaagggctgtggggcattgaacaggctgcccagggcagtgctggagtcaccagccctggagggctggacagacagacatgaggttctcaggacgtggggcagcctgggctgaatcctgctcctctgcactggagaggctggcagagctgaaCTCTTCTCTAGCCTGAGCCTTCATAAACCCAGCCCGGTTATTCTGAGGCAGAAAAATTGAGTCTGTGCTGtaatgacagccaaaatggttcTGATTCAACAATTCTGCGCACGTGTCCTCTGCCGgtgaaatggaagaaataaatgtataaCGGTGCAGGAAACGCTGTTGATGCTGAAATACGAGAACATGGCAGAACCCTCGGTGAAAATCCGACTGTTCTTTGTGCACAGAACGGGCAGGTGGACACGGGCAGAGACGTGCGATGTGTCAGCCTGACCTGTTCACgcttagaaccacagaatcagaacagtttgtgttggaggggcctccccagcccccagtgccccccctgccatgacagggacatcgtcaccagctcaggttgctcagagcccgtccagcctggcctgggatgtctcagggatggttcatccaccacctctctgggtacctgggccaggctctcaccaccctcagggcaacaattccttcctcatgtccagcctgaatctccctcctttagtttaaaccatcacccttgtcctgtcacaacaggccctgctcaaagtCTGTTCCCAGACCTCTGACCACTTCACCAACCCCTTTTATCTCCTttattcctccttccctctgttTTCCCGTCACTCTTCCCCTTGGTCCATCGAGGCCCCTCATGTGCCTTTAATTTGG containing:
- the LOC102086003 gene encoding uncharacterized protein LOC102086003 isoform X1 → MAGRAQGPASDTTAVWQEPVTFEDVAVYLSHAEWDAMAPEQRELYCSVMLDNYQLLASLGYPGPKPDIVYRLERGEEPWGCAPQSPLSWDGPRSPSPGRAGDMSWLEEPRSGWWPGAGGRRVLEKRARSPSPGRCTQWRLRSRRLLRKFTCLNGKSESPSEATGSGMAPEGHGDQARTGCPGKEGGAEDEREVTANVAQCGGFPLDPVLEQQKNKTDPPECLRAAPGETLQGGAHRTQQSSAEVTLPQEGQEVSVGDQRDTIWKDHGYCGVGEMRPLPCTLNPCPLREHDYCWNREAGALALADHGYCRATKLRYRGRVNNIAHCLGTARATFHRQKSQVGQIIRKAKEFIWLYKPWVRTRVEVPPGSSGAVSGPQVPPAPAANALSMGTSGEFCAAEQEIVSHWPCSEGTSQERTSEVICTSVESSEPVAAPPTSSAAMEEPREAPPPEACEHPEVPGMQPIHSPDAAQNVEGHKPVHPDYMSLSDTYKITVQTVNHAQGSARQNRERGGHPWRKGFHSVVVQTVETFFTTAKPAGAV
- the LOC102086003 gene encoding uncharacterized protein LOC102086003 isoform X2, whose translation is MAGRAQEPVTFEDVAVYLSHAEWDAMAPEQRELYCSVMLDNYQLLASLGYPGPKPDIVYRLERGEEPWGCAPQSPLSWDGPRSPSPGRAGDMSWLEEPRSGWWPGAGGRRVLEKRARSPSPGRCTQWRLRSRRLLRKFTCLNGKSESPSEATGSGMAPEGHGDQARTGCPGKEGGAEDEREVTANVAQCGGFPLDPVLEQQKNKTDPPECLRAAPGETLQGGAHRTQQSSAEVTLPQEGQEVSVGDQRDTIWKDHGYCGVGEMRPLPCTLNPCPLREHDYCWNREAGALALADHGYCRATKLRYRGRVNNIAHCLGTARATFHRQKSQVGQIIRKAKEFIWLYKPWVRTRVEVPPGSSGAVSGPQVPPAPAANALSMGTSGEFCAAEQEIVSHWPCSEGTSQERTSEVICTSVESSEPVAAPPTSSAAMEEPREAPPPEACEHPEVPGMQPIHSPDAAQNVEGHKPVHPDYMSLSDTYKITVQTVNHAQGSARQNRERGGHPWRKGFHSVVVQTVETFFTTAKPAGAV